The following are encoded together in the Bacillus sp. NP157 genome:
- a CDS encoding DUF853 domain-containing protein, with amino-acid sequence MPGILIGRSDDTAVELDPRYGNRHGMIAGATGTGKSVTLMLLAEGFSRLGVPCFLADAKGDLAGLAQAAAAPSDKLKDRLARLGLTGWAPQANPVVFWDIYDKLGHPVRATVSEMGPTLLARILELNDTQEGVLEVVFRVADDEGLLLLDLPDLRAMLGFAAEHAKDISARYGLISAQSVAAIQRALLKLEQDGADHFFGEPALELSDLIRQDMSGRGVINVLAADTLILKPRLYSTFLLWLLSELFEQLPEVGDLDVPKMVFFFDEAHLLFDDAPAALRQRVEQVVRLVRSKGVGVYFCSQNPDDVPGEILGQLGNRVQHALRAFTPRDQKAVKAAAETFAKNPKLDVVETIGTLGTGEALASTLGDGGVPSPVQKILVSTPTCRIGALTLDERTTIRSRSPVGAKYDAAVNRESAEEMLAARATAKNADDAPPVKDARKGDDQGSGWGNTVRDAVLGTSRRQGMLETMAKSMVRTAGSRAGQQIVRGILGSIFGGKR; translated from the coding sequence ATGCCAGGCATCTTGATCGGCCGCAGCGACGACACCGCCGTTGAACTGGATCCGCGCTATGGCAATCGCCACGGCATGATCGCCGGCGCCACCGGCACCGGTAAGTCGGTGACCCTGATGCTGCTGGCCGAAGGGTTTTCCCGGCTCGGGGTGCCGTGTTTCCTCGCCGACGCCAAGGGCGACCTCGCCGGCCTCGCGCAGGCGGCCGCCGCGCCCTCGGACAAGCTGAAGGATCGCCTGGCCAGGCTCGGGCTGACCGGCTGGGCGCCGCAGGCCAACCCGGTGGTGTTCTGGGACATCTACGACAAGCTCGGCCACCCCGTGCGCGCCACCGTGTCGGAGATGGGACCCACCCTGCTCGCCCGCATCCTCGAACTCAACGACACCCAGGAAGGCGTGCTCGAGGTGGTCTTCCGCGTCGCCGACGACGAAGGCCTGCTGCTGCTCGACCTTCCCGACCTGCGCGCGATGCTCGGCTTCGCCGCCGAACATGCCAAGGACATTTCGGCACGCTACGGGCTGATCAGCGCGCAGAGCGTCGCGGCGATCCAGCGCGCGCTGCTGAAGCTGGAGCAGGACGGCGCCGACCATTTCTTCGGCGAACCCGCGCTCGAACTCAGCGACCTGATCCGCCAGGACATGAGCGGCCGCGGCGTCATCAACGTGCTGGCCGCCGACACGCTGATCCTGAAGCCACGCCTGTATTCCACCTTCCTGCTCTGGCTGCTCTCCGAGCTGTTCGAGCAGTTGCCGGAAGTCGGCGACCTGGACGTGCCGAAGATGGTGTTCTTCTTCGACGAGGCGCACCTGCTGTTCGACGACGCCCCGGCCGCCTTGCGCCAGCGGGTGGAACAAGTGGTGCGACTGGTCCGCTCCAAGGGCGTGGGCGTGTATTTCTGCTCGCAGAATCCCGACGACGTGCCCGGCGAAATCCTCGGCCAGCTCGGCAACCGCGTGCAGCATGCGCTGCGTGCGTTCACCCCGCGCGACCAGAAGGCGGTGAAGGCCGCGGCGGAAACCTTCGCGAAGAACCCGAAGCTCGACGTCGTGGAAACGATCGGCACGCTGGGTACCGGTGAAGCGCTGGCGTCCACGCTCGGCGATGGCGGCGTGCCCAGCCCGGTGCAGAAGATCCTGGTGTCGACACCGACCTGCCGCATCGGCGCGCTCACGCTGGACGAGCGCACGACCATCCGTTCGCGCTCGCCGGTGGGTGCGAAGTACGACGCCGCGGTGAATCGCGAATCGGCCGAGGAAATGCTGGCCGCACGTGCGACGGCGAAAAACGCCGACGATGCGCCGCCGGTGAAGGACGCGCGCAAGGGCGACGACCAGGGTTCGGGCTGGGGCAACACGGTGCGCGACGCCGTGCTCGGCACCAGCCGCCGCCAGGGCATGCTGGAAACGATGGCCAAGTCGATGGTGCGCACCGCCGGATCGCGCGCGGGCCAGCAGATCGTCCGCGGCATCCTCGGCAGCATCTTCGGCGGGAAGCGCTGA